One window of Methanothermobacter tenebrarum genomic DNA carries:
- a CDS encoding fumarate hydratase C-terminal domain-containing protein has product MIEIRVPSTVASLKSLEVGDRILLKGRVYTGRDAVLPRLVEAVKAGRSPVDLKGAAIMHTGVSGAGIAPTSSNKEDIEDSIPFLASAGVLIHIGKGSLRDETVRGLDEAGAIFVVTPPVAALLSSRVRSKRLVAYGEEGMEALYELEVEGFPGIVAVAHGKSII; this is encoded by the coding sequence ATGATTGAGATAAGAGTCCCATCTACAGTGGCCAGTTTGAAATCTTTGGAAGTTGGTGATAGGATCCTGTTAAAGGGTAGGGTTTATACTGGTAGGGATGCTGTTTTACCTAGGCTTGTGGAGGCTGTGAAGGCTGGCCGGTCTCCAGTAGATTTGAAGGGTGCGGCTATAATGCATACGGGTGTGAGTGGTGCTGGTATTGCCCCGACAAGTAGTAACAAGGAGGATATCGAGGATAGCATCCCATTCTTAGCATCTGCGGGTGTTCTGATACACATTGGGAAGGGATCCCTTAGGGATGAGACTGTACGTGGATTAGATGAGGCTGGTGCGATATTTGTGGTCACGCCTCCTGTGGCGGCGTTGCTTTCAAGCAGGGTAAGGTCGAAGAGACTCGTTGCATATGGGGAGGAGGGTATGGAGGCGCTCTATGAGTTGGAGGTTGAGGGATTCCCTGGTATAGTTGCGGTTGCCCATGGAAAGTCCATCATTTAA
- the upp gene encoding uracil phosphoribosyltransferase: protein MIKLVDNLIIQEKLGRIRRKGIDPAHFRHGLTEIGRYMAYEFANTLSYKKTRVRTPLGVAEALKITDEIIVISVLRTSLPFSYGIMKVFPEAQHGIIGAWREDRSPFKVHIDYFKIPEVHDKTVIIADPMLATGNTMEQILERLKTLNIKRLVIFNVISAKAGLERIKRFKIEVYTCSIEEKLDNLGYIVPGLGDAGDLVFGKPSKTINLK from the coding sequence ATGATAAAACTAGTTGACAATCTTATCATCCAAGAAAAACTTGGGAGAATACGCCGTAAAGGGATCGACCCGGCGCATTTCAGACACGGCCTAACCGAGATTGGACGTTACATGGCATACGAGTTCGCTAACACACTATCCTATAAGAAGACAAGGGTGCGAACCCCACTAGGAGTTGCTGAAGCCCTAAAAATTACAGATGAGATCATAGTTATAAGCGTGTTGCGAACATCACTACCATTCAGTTATGGTATAATGAAAGTGTTCCCAGAAGCCCAACATGGGATAATCGGGGCATGGAGAGAAGACAGAAGCCCATTCAAGGTCCACATCGACTACTTCAAAATACCCGAGGTACATGACAAGACCGTGATAATAGCAGATCCAATGCTAGCAACAGGAAACACCATGGAACAAATACTAGAAAGACTGAAAACCCTCAACATTAAAAGACTCGTAATATTTAATGTAATATCAGCAAAGGCTGGACTCGAAAGGATAAAAAGGTTCAAAATAGAAGTTTACACTTGTTCCATCGAAGAAAAACTTGACAACCTAGGTTACATCGTACCAGGCCTTGGCGATGCCGGCGACCTTGTATTCGGGAAACCATCAAAGACCATAAACCTTAAATGA
- a CDS encoding tRNA (cytidine(56)-2'-O)-methyltransferase, producing MIIKVLRLGHRKARDARITTHVCLTARAFGASEVIITGEDDKRLIENVDDVTERWGGPFRVSYQKDWKKILKEWKGEIIHLTMYGIPIQDIIKKIKESNKDKLVIVGGPRVPGEIFKLADFNVAVTNQPHSEVSALAVFLHMFFEGKELEKRFENPKIEVIPSKSGKKIRESKI from the coding sequence ATGATAATAAAAGTTTTAAGGTTGGGTCACAGGAAAGCCAGAGATGCCAGGATCACAACGCACGTATGCCTAACCGCGAGGGCATTCGGAGCCTCAGAAGTCATCATCACCGGAGAAGATGACAAGAGACTTATAGAGAATGTTGATGACGTCACTGAAAGGTGGGGAGGACCATTCAGAGTATCCTATCAAAAAGATTGGAAGAAAATCCTGAAAGAATGGAAAGGCGAAATAATACACCTTACAATGTATGGCATACCCATACAAGACATAATAAAAAAGATCAAAGAAAGCAACAAAGACAAACTAGTAATCGTCGGGGGACCCCGCGTACCCGGAGAAATCTTCAAATTAGCCGACTTTAACGTGGCGGTTACAAACCAGCCACACTCAGAAGTCTCCGCACTGGCAGTATTCCTCCACATGTTCTTCGAGGGAAAAGAACTAGAAAAGAGATTCGAAAACCCTAAAATAGAAGTAATACCCTCAAAGAGTGGTAAAAAAATCAGGGAGAGTAAAATATGA
- the cobS gene encoding adenosylcobinamide-GDP ribazoletransferase — MLREIIGLLSFLTILPVKTHTSIPQIAKYTWLFPVMGAIIGLTGGALAALLQLIGLPPIIIASLAYGFLIWFNGFHHLDGLIDMGDALMAHGSPEDKIRIMKDERIGTGGLGLFFIVAITTFTCLYSTPQNQLPHIIILGEVGAKMGLISSCIISKPLDEGIGRHFIMEMDKKRFILSSILSFIISFLLLKHQGMIGILASIIGGLFIGAIARKNFKYTTGDVLGASNEFNRMLTLIILVILGGV, encoded by the coding sequence ATGTTACGTGAAATAATAGGCCTACTCTCATTCCTAACAATACTACCCGTAAAAACACACACTAGCATACCACAAATCGCAAAATACACATGGCTTTTCCCAGTCATGGGAGCCATCATAGGCCTCACCGGGGGCGCCCTGGCAGCCCTCCTACAACTGATAGGATTGCCACCAATCATAATAGCCAGCCTAGCCTACGGATTCCTAATCTGGTTTAACGGCTTCCACCACCTAGACGGGCTCATAGACATGGGCGACGCCCTAATGGCCCATGGAAGCCCAGAAGATAAAATCAGGATAATGAAAGACGAACGCATAGGAACCGGAGGACTCGGCTTATTCTTTATCGTTGCCATCACAACATTCACATGCCTCTATTCAACACCCCAAAATCAACTCCCCCATATAATAATACTAGGGGAAGTAGGCGCCAAGATGGGTCTTATAAGTTCATGCATCATATCAAAGCCACTAGACGAAGGGATAGGACGCCATTTCATAATGGAAATGGACAAAAAAAGGTTCATCCTCTCATCCATCCTATCATTTATCATCAGTTTCCTACTACTAAAACACCAGGGTATGATAGGAATACTCGCAAGTATAATCGGGGGCTTGTTCATCGGGGCGATTGCAAGGAAAAACTTCAAATATACAACAGGAGACGTTCTCGGCGCATCCAACGAATTCAACAGGATGCTAACACTAATCATACTAGTAATACTAGGGGGAGTGTAG
- a CDS encoding phosphatidylglycerophosphatase A — protein sequence MQIIKGETSIQYNKNRLTIENIHGLRILEVHETKSGFHETKKVTYPNNMRVSAENFKLFLKDFKDTTLTIGIKDSLLDLIIFIDDKKSPEELLSYLKIIIEAKDKILGPLTRFYKTNTILIISREGRPGNCTKKKLKNCMKKSLLTMLKENNISILEQLEEKGIGLDELTEAGVKLCVGVEINRELKEKLKEQLIKSLSDINIISLILAAIRAEEDLKYHRIKDVNIDDDPVHLYADEVLGMAVANQIAGTKAIFNFKRYDEEKPGIIGRLGPMTDDVIAGLIAGAMSKIFEE from the coding sequence ATGCAAATCATAAAAGGCGAAACCAGCATCCAATACAACAAGAACAGACTAACCATAGAAAACATCCACGGCCTGAGGATACTAGAAGTACACGAGACAAAAAGCGGCTTCCATGAAACAAAAAAGGTAACATATCCAAACAATATGAGAGTATCAGCAGAAAATTTCAAACTCTTCCTAAAAGACTTCAAAGACACAACCCTCACCATAGGAATCAAAGACTCACTACTAGACCTTATAATATTCATAGATGATAAAAAAAGCCCAGAAGAACTCTTATCATATCTTAAAATAATCATAGAAGCCAAAGATAAGATACTAGGACCACTAACCAGATTCTACAAAACCAACACCATCCTCATAATCAGTAGAGAGGGCCGGCCAGGAAACTGCACCAAGAAAAAACTAAAAAATTGCATGAAAAAAAGCCTCCTTACCATGCTAAAAGAGAATAATATAAGCATCCTAGAACAACTAGAAGAAAAGGGCATAGGATTAGACGAGCTCACAGAAGCTGGCGTCAAACTCTGCGTAGGAGTTGAAATAAACAGAGAATTAAAAGAAAAACTTAAAGAACAACTGATCAAATCATTATCCGACATCAACATTATAAGCCTAATATTAGCCGCTATAAGAGCCGAGGAAGACCTAAAATACCATAGGATAAAAGACGTGAACATAGATGACGACCCAGTCCACCTATACGCCGACGAAGTCCTGGGGATGGCCGTCGCCAACCAAATCGCGGGTACAAAGGCAATATTCAACTTTAAACGCTACGACGAAGAAAAACCGGGTATAATAGGCAGATTAGGGCCCATGACAGATGATGTTATCGCGGGTCTCATCGCAGGTGCCATGTCAAAAATCTTCGAAGAATGA
- a CDS encoding MJ1244 family protein has translation MKVHLRVFIEVENLGKVINILAEEGVTGFYMVEYKGISPSEWSGFIVREDPESAISLVRNHAMDAILICSVVDEEQVEGIIERFKDELSDERYTLLEVPVKRIIVNSPQ, from the coding sequence ATGAAGGTGCATCTTAGGGTGTTTATTGAAGTTGAAAATCTTGGCAAGGTTATAAATATACTCGCGGAGGAGGGTGTCACGGGATTCTATATGGTGGAATATAAAGGTATTTCCCCTAGTGAGTGGAGTGGTTTCATTGTTAGGGAGGATCCGGAATCTGCCATATCACTTGTGAGGAATCATGCAATGGATGCTATACTTATCTGTTCTGTTGTTGATGAGGAACAGGTGGAGGGTATAATAGAGAGGTTCAAGGATGAGCTTTCTGATGAACGTTACACGCTCTTGGAAGTTCCTGTAAAGCGTATAATCGTGAATTCGCCACAATAG
- the larC gene encoding nickel pincer cofactor biosynthesis protein LarC, with protein MVVVVDPQLAGVAGNMIIGALIGLGAHPGKVVEVMEAAASYFGGVDVKVSDVKRAGIKATYVGVKKASIPHFKYPEFLEKIEAIDHPLIDDKMISFSRAVFHTIAQAEAKIHGKSLDDIHFHEVGASDAVADVFGAAFAYFSLGLDGERVYSLPVALGGGSTTSAHGRIPIPAPATLEILRGAPVRGGPARMELATPTGAALLVNMVDEFREFLPLTRIVEVGYGAGKMDPDFPNILRIIKGSKSLEEDKIVLFETNLDHLSGEIIGNLFDDLIGEGALDVTVTPILMKKNRPGHLLRVISRLEDQENILRRIFKETGTLGIRAFPQVHRTILEREKIPFKVNIRGEWTVNFKVASLDSEIISARIEYEDAKKISSKTGIPLREVIRIAEEQFKDWVDGEPD; from the coding sequence ATGGTAGTGGTTGTAGACCCCCAATTAGCTGGCGTGGCCGGTAACATGATCATAGGGGCTCTGATAGGCTTGGGAGCCCATCCGGGCAAGGTTGTTGAGGTTATGGAGGCTGCGGCGTCCTATTTTGGGGGTGTTGATGTTAAGGTTTCTGATGTTAAAAGGGCGGGTATAAAAGCCACCTATGTTGGAGTGAAAAAAGCTTCCATACCCCATTTTAAGTATCCTGAATTCTTGGAGAAAATTGAGGCCATCGACCATCCACTCATAGATGATAAGATGATATCCTTCTCCAGGGCGGTGTTTCATACCATAGCACAAGCCGAGGCGAAAATCCACGGAAAATCCCTGGATGATATACACTTCCATGAGGTGGGGGCGTCTGATGCTGTTGCAGACGTTTTCGGGGCGGCTTTCGCGTACTTCAGCCTTGGATTGGACGGGGAGAGGGTTTATTCGCTCCCAGTAGCCCTGGGGGGAGGTTCAACCACATCAGCCCATGGTAGGATCCCCATACCCGCACCAGCAACCCTTGAGATCCTCAGAGGAGCCCCGGTCCGGGGAGGGCCGGCTAGAATGGAACTTGCAACGCCTACAGGAGCCGCCCTACTCGTTAACATGGTGGATGAATTCAGGGAATTCCTCCCACTTACTAGGATCGTGGAGGTCGGCTATGGCGCGGGTAAAATGGACCCAGACTTCCCCAATATACTCAGGATAATAAAGGGTTCTAAGAGCCTAGAAGAGGATAAAATAGTATTATTCGAGACAAACTTGGATCATCTAAGCGGTGAAATAATAGGGAACCTTTTCGATGATCTTATAGGAGAGGGGGCCCTTGACGTGACAGTCACACCCATACTAATGAAAAAGAATAGACCAGGCCACCTTTTAAGGGTCATATCCAGACTAGAAGACCAGGAGAATATATTAAGGAGGATATTCAAGGAGACGGGGACGCTTGGCATCAGAGCATTCCCCCAGGTACATAGAACAATCCTTGAAAGGGAAAAAATCCCATTTAAAGTTAATATCAGGGGAGAATGGACAGTGAATTTTAAGGTAGCCTCCTTGGACTCTGAGATAATAAGTGCACGTATAGAATACGAGGACGCGAAGAAAATATCATCAAAGACAGGAATTCCACTCCGCGAAGTCATAAGAATAGCGGAAGAACAATTCAAAGATTGGGTGGATGGTGAACCAGATTGA
- the queC gene encoding 7-cyano-7-deazaguanine synthase QueC encodes MKAISILSGGLDSTVATVKLAEKYEIHAITFDYGQKSARMEIEASKIISESYGFKHYIIRLPWLGELGGSALTTKNKIPEPAMEELDSSVARETARAVWVPARNLVFTSIGAAYADALDARAIIVGWDLEEARTFPDNSQRFLRAFNRVLEVGVLGDVKVEAPLISYTKKEIIEEGYRIGAPIEVTYSCYEGGRLHCGRCESCMRRKRAFKLAGVEDPTAYRL; translated from the coding sequence TTGAAGGCTATTAGCATACTCTCAGGGGGCCTTGATTCGACCGTGGCCACAGTAAAACTCGCAGAAAAATATGAGATACATGCCATAACCTTTGATTATGGTCAGAAGAGTGCGAGGATGGAGATAGAAGCTTCGAAGATTATAAGCGAATCCTATGGTTTTAAACATTATATTATTAGGCTGCCATGGCTTGGAGAACTTGGAGGCTCAGCTCTCACAACAAAAAACAAGATACCAGAACCCGCCATGGAAGAGTTAGATAGTAGTGTTGCCAGGGAAACAGCTAGGGCTGTTTGGGTTCCTGCCCGTAACCTTGTCTTCACTTCTATTGGGGCGGCATATGCAGATGCACTAGATGCAAGGGCTATCATCGTTGGATGGGATCTTGAGGAGGCGAGAACATTCCCTGATAATTCCCAGAGATTCCTCAGGGCATTCAATAGGGTTCTTGAGGTGGGTGTCCTTGGGGATGTTAAGGTTGAAGCGCCCCTAATATCATATACTAAAAAAGAGATAATAGAGGAGGGTTATAGGATTGGAGCCCCTATAGAGGTTACATATTCTTGTTATGAGGGTGGGAGGTTGCATTGTGGCCGTTGCGAATCTTGTATGAGGAGGAAAAGAGCTTTTAAACTTGCGGGGGTGGAGGATCCTACAGCCTATAGGCTTTGA
- the oadA gene encoding sodium-extruding oxaloacetate decarboxylase subunit alpha → MKRIKIVETAFRDAHQSLLATRMRTRDMLPIAEDMDKVGFFSLEAWGGATFDTCIRYLNEDPWERLRKLDEKITKTPIQMLLRGQNLVGYKHYPDDIVKKFVEKAYENGVDIFRIFDALNDIRNMEYAIKVAKDQGAHVQGTICYTISPYHTLDKYVEFAKELEALECDSVAIKDMAGLISPHDAYELVKALKEETSLLVNLHCHCTSGMTPMSYYAACQAGVDILDTAISPLSWGASQPPTESVVAALKDTPYDTGLKLKKLTKIKKYFEEIREKYKSILDPIAERIDTDVLIYQIPGGMLSNLVAQLKEQDALDRYDDVLKEMPRVRKDMGYPPLVTPTSQIVGIQAVMNVLSGERYKMVSNEVKDYFRGLYGRPPAPLNPEVAAKIIGDQEPIKCRPADILEPQFEKYKKEGEKLGIIRKEEDVLTFALYPTIAPKFLRGEIEEEPLEPPREALPGPAEAVPTQYLVEVDGDEFEVKVIPTGYVTIEEAKKPEEPIEGAVESTMQGMIVKLKVKEGDIVEEGDVVAVIEAMKMENDIQAPHSGVVEKIYTQEGEKVEAGDVLMVIK, encoded by the coding sequence ATGAAAAGGATAAAAATCGTTGAAACAGCATTCAGAGATGCGCATCAATCACTCCTTGCAACCCGTATGCGGACACGAGACATGTTACCCATAGCCGAGGATATGGATAAGGTGGGCTTTTTTTCATTAGAGGCATGGGGTGGTGCAACATTCGATACTTGTATAAGGTACCTTAATGAGGACCCATGGGAACGCCTAAGAAAGTTAGATGAAAAGATCACAAAAACCCCTATACAAATGCTCCTAAGGGGACAGAACCTTGTAGGATATAAGCACTACCCCGATGATATAGTTAAAAAGTTCGTTGAAAAAGCCTATGAGAATGGTGTTGACATCTTCAGGATATTCGACGCCCTAAACGATATAAGGAACATGGAATATGCTATTAAGGTGGCTAAGGACCAGGGAGCCCACGTCCAAGGGACAATATGTTATACCATAAGCCCATATCATACCCTTGACAAGTATGTGGAATTCGCCAAGGAACTGGAAGCCCTGGAATGCGACTCAGTCGCTATAAAGGACATGGCCGGTCTAATATCACCACATGACGCTTATGAACTTGTTAAAGCCCTTAAAGAGGAGACCAGCCTACTAGTGAACCTACACTGTCATTGTACCAGTGGGATGACCCCCATGAGCTACTATGCCGCGTGCCAAGCCGGCGTGGACATACTAGACACTGCAATATCACCCCTATCATGGGGCGCTTCCCAACCCCCAACAGAGAGCGTGGTAGCCGCCCTCAAAGACACACCATACGACACAGGCCTCAAACTCAAAAAACTGACCAAGATAAAAAAATACTTCGAGGAAATCCGAGAAAAATACAAGTCCATCCTAGACCCAATAGCAGAACGTATAGATACGGATGTTCTCATCTACCAGATACCAGGGGGTATGCTATCAAATCTCGTAGCCCAACTCAAAGAACAGGACGCCCTCGACCGTTACGATGACGTCCTGAAAGAAATGCCAAGGGTGAGAAAAGACATGGGATACCCACCCCTGGTAACACCCACGAGCCAAATCGTCGGAATACAAGCTGTTATGAACGTGCTCTCAGGTGAAAGATACAAGATGGTCTCAAACGAAGTCAAAGACTACTTCAGGGGACTCTATGGAAGACCACCAGCACCCTTAAACCCGGAAGTTGCCGCCAAGATAATAGGAGACCAGGAACCCATAAAATGCAGACCAGCCGACATACTAGAACCCCAATTCGAAAAATATAAGAAGGAGGGTGAAAAACTTGGGATAATCCGAAAGGAGGAGGACGTCCTAACATTCGCACTCTACCCAACCATAGCACCAAAATTCCTCAGAGGAGAAATCGAAGAAGAACCCCTAGAACCGCCAAGGGAAGCCCTACCCGGACCAGCCGAGGCCGTTCCAACCCAATACCTTGTAGAAGTAGACGGGGACGAATTCGAAGTCAAAGTGATACCCACAGGTTACGTGACCATAGAAGAAGCTAAAAAACCAGAAGAACCCATAGAAGGTGCCGTGGAATCCACAATGCAAGGCATGATCGTGAAACTGAAAGTTAAAGAGGGCGACATAGTAGAAGAAGGAGACGTTGTAGCAGTAATAGAGGCCATGAAAATGGAAAACGACATACAAGCACCACATTCGGGTGTCGTGGAGAAAATATACACCCAAGAGGGGGAGAAAGTAGAAGCAGGGGACGTTCTCATGGTGATAAAATAA
- a CDS encoding ATP-binding protein — translation MAKIIIDYDKCDACGECADLCPMEILIIVNDKLEVQNPEDCNECEVCMDVCPNEAIRVEPD, via the coding sequence ATGGCGAAGATAATTATAGACTATGACAAATGTGATGCATGTGGAGAATGCGCTGATCTATGCCCAATGGAAATACTCATAATAGTTAATGACAAGTTAGAGGTTCAAAACCCTGAAGACTGTAACGAATGCGAGGTGTGCATGGATGTATGCCCAAACGAAGCCATAAGAGTAGAACCCGACTAA
- a CDS encoding V4R domain-containing protein — protein sequence MEFGRIERPTIGRFVDVEFFRIIRFLPVEMLGERVDGLIYNGAKDATTKMKIDSLDEIVAFFREKRIGKVTILSTDPVEVRVDECATCSGLPGVGRPLCHFEGGLLAGFLGPVLEDNIDLREVKCWGLGDKTCLFEEI from the coding sequence ATGGAATTTGGAAGGATTGAAAGGCCCACCATTGGAAGGTTCGTTGATGTTGAATTCTTCCGGATAATCCGCTTCCTACCAGTGGAAATGCTGGGTGAACGGGTGGATGGCCTAATATACAATGGTGCGAAGGACGCGACCACGAAGATGAAAATAGATTCACTAGATGAGATTGTTGCTTTTTTCAGGGAAAAGAGAATAGGTAAGGTAACAATCCTAAGCACAGACCCTGTTGAGGTTAGGGTGGATGAATGCGCCACCTGCTCCGGGCTCCCTGGGGTTGGGAGGCCGCTCTGTCATTTTGAAGGCGGCCTATTGGCGGGTTTCCTCGGGCCGGTTCTTGAGGATAATATAGATTTGAGGGAAGTGAAGTGTTGGGGTCTTGGGGATAAAACTTGCCTTTTTGAGGAGATTTGA
- a CDS encoding inositol-3-phosphate synthase, translating into MGKIKIAIIGVGNCASSLVQGIYYYKGKDEKDAIGLMHWDIGGYKPEDIEVVAAFDVDKRKVGKDLSEAIFAPPNCTKIFCENIPWMDVEVSMGPVLDGVAAHMKEYDEKYTFSVADEEPADVVGVLEDSGAEILLNYLPVGSEKATRYYAKCALEAGTAFINNMPVFIASNPKWASRFEEAGLPVIGDDIKAQIGATITHRTLTQLFKNRGVRLDRTYQLNTGGNTDFLNMLNRDRLHSKKKSKTEAVQSILGDERLDPENIHIGPSDYVPWQKDNKVCYLRMEGRIFGDVPMNLELRLSVEDSPNSAGCVIDAIRCCKLALKRGIAGPLTSISAYTMKHPPIQYPDNEAAKLVDKFINGEIER; encoded by the coding sequence TTGGGTAAGATAAAAATCGCTATCATAGGCGTTGGGAACTGTGCAAGTTCCCTAGTCCAAGGAATATACTATTACAAGGGAAAGGATGAAAAAGATGCCATAGGATTAATGCACTGGGATATAGGCGGTTACAAACCAGAGGATATAGAAGTTGTAGCCGCATTTGATGTTGACAAGAGAAAAGTGGGGAAAGACCTGAGCGAGGCAATATTCGCCCCCCCAAATTGTACGAAAATATTCTGTGAAAACATACCATGGATGGACGTTGAAGTCTCAATGGGCCCCGTCCTCGATGGTGTAGCAGCCCACATGAAAGAATATGACGAAAAATACACCTTCTCAGTCGCGGATGAGGAACCTGCAGATGTTGTGGGAGTCCTCGAGGACAGTGGCGCCGAGATACTCCTAAATTACCTGCCAGTTGGCTCGGAGAAGGCCACACGCTACTACGCTAAATGCGCTCTCGAAGCCGGAACAGCCTTCATAAACAACATGCCAGTATTCATCGCAAGCAACCCCAAATGGGCGTCCAGATTCGAAGAAGCGGGCCTACCCGTCATCGGAGATGATATAAAAGCCCAGATAGGGGCTACAATAACACATAGGACCCTAACACAATTATTCAAGAATAGGGGTGTTAGGTTAGATAGAACATACCAACTAAACACCGGTGGAAACACCGACTTCCTAAACATGCTAAACCGGGACAGACTCCATTCAAAGAAAAAATCAAAGACAGAAGCCGTACAATCCATCCTAGGCGATGAAAGACTAGACCCAGAGAACATCCACATAGGCCCAAGCGACTATGTACCATGGCAAAAAGACAACAAAGTCTGCTACCTTAGAATGGAAGGAAGAATCTTCGGCGACGTTCCCATGAACCTCGAACTCCGCCTCAGTGTTGAAGATTCGCCAAATTCCGCAGGTTGCGTCATAGACGCTATAAGATGTTGTAAACTGGCACTCAAAAGGGGAATTGCAGGACCCCTAACATCCATATCAGCCTATACAATGAAACACCCACCAATACAATATCCTGATAATGAAGCAGCCAAGCTAGTTGACAAGTTCATCAACGGGGAAATTGAAAGATGA
- a CDS encoding DUF2769 domain-containing protein encodes MDKIEMQEEVKRLSEDCACPSCPSYKECGERLFCILGESECIKDEKGCLCPTCLVASTLGIGISKNFYCTRGSEMDQRTKP; translated from the coding sequence ATGGACAAAATAGAAATGCAAGAAGAAGTTAAAAGGTTGTCAGAGGATTGTGCATGCCCATCATGTCCATCATATAAGGAATGTGGTGAAAGACTATTCTGCATCCTAGGAGAATCAGAATGTATAAAAGATGAGAAAGGATGCCTATGCCCCACATGCCTAGTAGCATCCACCCTCGGCATCGGGATTTCAAAAAACTTCTACTGTACCAGAGGCTCTGAAATGGATCAAAGAACCAAACCATAA
- a CDS encoding MBL fold metallo-hydrolase, whose translation MRITCLIEDNAPSQFKVEHGLSLYIDKFNLLFDMGQSHSFIENAQKLDIDISRIRYAIISHGHYDHGGGLPHFIKENKTANIYIGNSAFSRRYANNNGSWRYIGLDSGLEDNPRIKHLKEDTRLSKGCNILVNIVDLFPPPKDNHKLYRISEDRIVKDDFRDEVILTIESGDGLIVLTGCSHRGILNITETIKRKYDKPIKALIGGFHIKSKEAPGLIRPFKDIEEIYTGHCTSKRAYNILKNNLENIKPLHTGTQIKII comes from the coding sequence ATGAGGATAACCTGTCTCATAGAAGATAACGCTCCCAGCCAATTCAAGGTTGAACATGGATTATCACTCTACATAGACAAGTTCAACCTATTATTTGACATGGGACAATCACATTCCTTCATCGAAAACGCCCAGAAACTTGACATAGACATATCCAGGATAAGATATGCTATCATATCCCACGGACACTATGACCATGGTGGAGGCCTACCCCACTTCATCAAAGAGAACAAAACAGCAAACATCTACATTGGCAATAGCGCGTTTTCCAGACGCTACGCCAATAACAACGGCTCCTGGCGTTATATTGGACTAGACAGTGGCCTGGAGGATAACCCGCGGATAAAACACCTAAAAGAAGACACAAGATTATCTAAAGGCTGTAATATACTGGTTAACATAGTGGATCTTTTCCCACCCCCGAAGGACAACCATAAACTCTACAGGATATCCGAGGATAGGATCGTAAAAGATGATTTCAGGGATGAAGTAATCCTAACCATAGAATCAGGGGATGGTCTAATAGTATTAACCGGATGCTCCCACCGTGGCATCCTCAACATAACAGAGACAATAAAAAGAAAATATGATAAACCCATAAAAGCCCTCATAGGGGGCTTCCACATAAAATCCAAGGAAGCCCCGGGGCTAATACGCCCATTCAAGGACATAGAAGAAATATACACCGGACATTGCACATCAAAGAGAGCATACAACATACTCAAAAATAACCTAGAGAATATAAAACCCCTACATACAGGAACCCAAATAAAAATCATTTAA